A segment of the Streptosporangiales bacterium genome:
AACTGCTGGTCACGATCAACAGGTCGGAAATCCCTCGCCATCACAACATCCTGGCAACACAGTCCCGACACCACCAAGATCATCAAGCCGAGTCGCCCGAAAACGCAACAGCCTCCATGACGCGGTGGGGGTGCCCCTCACAGGTGGCGCCGGCAGCCCGGGTGGACGGGTGGGGGTTGACGGGGGTGCGGTGGGCAGCGCATCATCGTTCACCTCACGGAAGAGCTAATTTCAGGAGACGGAACTCGTGGGTGTTGTCGGTGAGGCCGCGCTGCGGACGCGGGTGGGTGGGCTCGCGCTCGCCTCGCCCGTGCTGCCGGCGTCCGGGTGCTTCGGACCCGAGCTCGCGCCGCTCGTCGACGTCGGCCGGCTCGGGGCCGTGGTGACCAAGACGGTCTTCTCCGCGGTGCGGTCGGGCAACCCGGCCCATCGGCTCGCGGAGACGCGGGACGGCATGCTCAACTCCGTCGGCATCCCCTCGGTGGGGGTGGAGCGGTGGCGCGAGGAGACCTGGCCCGCGTACGCGGAGCTCGGCGTGCCGGTCGTCGTGAGTCTCGGCGGGCTCGCGGAGGACGACTTCGTCCGCGTGGCCGGGCAGGTCGCCGACCTGCCGGTGGGAGCGGTCGAGCTCAACCTCTCGTGCCCGAACCTCGAGGCCGGCGGGATCGAGCTCGGCTCCGACGCCGCCGCCGTGGAGCGCGTGGTCCGCCGGGTCGGCGAGCGCGTGACCTGTCCGGTGTTCGCCAAGCTGACGCCGAACGTCGCGTCGGTGCCCGACCTGGCGCGGGGAGCCGCGGCCGGTGGTGCCGACGCGGTGGTGGTCGCGAACACCTACGTCGGCATGGCGATCGACCTGCACACCCGCCGGCCGGTGCTCGGCAACGGCGTGGGCGGCTGGTCGGGTCCCGCGAGCAAGCCGCTGATCCTGCGTCAGGTGTGGCAGGCCGCCCGCGCGGTGGCCATTCCCGTGATCGGCTGCGGCGGCGTCGCCACGGCCACCGACGTCGTCGAGTACCTGCTCGCCGGCGCGAGCGCCGTCCAGGTGGGCACGGCGACGTTCTCCCGTCCGCAGGTGATGGCGGAGATCGTGGACGACCTGCCCGCCGTGCTCGACGGGCTCGGCGTCGCCTGCGTGACCGAGCTCGTCGGCGCCCTCGACACGACGGCCCAGGCCGTCTGACCCTCGAATCCGTGTGGAAGGCGGACGCAGTGAGCGACTCGCAGAACGTCCAGCAGTCGACCAGCATCGAGCAGGGCATCGGCGACCGCTACGCGCGCAAGGCCGTGGTCGCGTCGAGCGTCGGCTACGCGATGGACGGCTTCGACCTGCTGATCATCGGCTTCGCGCTCGCGTCGATCACGGCCACCTTCGGCCTGTCCGAGCAGCAGGCCGGCTCGCTCGCCACCTACACGCTGGTCGGCGCCGTGGTCGGCGGCATCGTGTTCGGGATGCTCTCCGACCGGCTCGGCCGGGTCAAGGTGCTGACCTGGTCGATCCTCGTCTTCGCCCTGTTCACCGGGCTCACCGCCGTGGCCTGGGACTACACGTCGCTCTCGGTGTTCCGGTTCCTCGCCGGCATCGGCCTCGGCGGCGAGTTCGGCATCGGCATGACCCTCGCGGCGGAGGCGTGGCCGGCGCGCAAGCGCGCCCGTGCCACGGCCTGGGTGGCGAACGGGTGGCAGGTGGGCACCCTGCTCGCGACGGGTGCCGCGGCGCTGCTGCTCCCGCTCGGCGGCTGGCGGCTGCTGTTCGCGGTCGGCGCCTTCCCCGCGGTCGTGGCGTACCTGCTGCGCCGGCAGCTGGAGGAGCCGCTGAAGTTCATCGAGACCCAGCAGACCAGGGGCGTGGCGAAGTTCCCGGTCAAGGCGCTGGTCGCCGACGCGCGTTCCGTGCGCACGAGCATCGGCGTGCTGATACTCGCGTCGGTCCAGAACTTCGGCTACTACGGCATCATGATCTGGCTGCCGACATACCTGTCGCGCGAGCTCGACTACTCGTACAACAAGTCCGCGCTGTGGACCGCGGTGACGGTGGCGGGCATGATCATCGGCGTCTTCATCTTCGGCAAGCTCGCCGACACGATCGGCCGGCGCCCGTCGTTCCTCATCTGGCAGATCGGCGCGCTGATCTCCGTGGTCGTCTACGCGAACCTGGGCTCCAGCTGGGCGCTGCTCGCCGGCGGGCTCGTCATGGGACTGTTCGTCAACGGCATGATGGGCGGCTACGGCGCGCTGATGGCCGAGCTCTACCCCACCGAGGCGCGCGCGACCGCGCAGAACGTGCTGTGGAACCTCGGCCGCGCGGTCGCCGGTTTCGCGCCGCTCGTCGTCGCCGCGCTCGCCGCGTCGTACGGGTTCGCGTTCGCGATCGGTGCCATCGCCTGCATCTACGTCGTCGACATGTTCGCGCTGCTGCTCATCCCAGAGCGCAAGGGCGCCGAGCTCACCTGACCGCGCCCACCGACACGCGGTCACTCACGAAGGGGGAACGATGCAGCCGGTCGTACGGGCGCTCGCGGTGCTGCGAGCGCTGGCGCCGAACCCGAACGGGCTCACCCTGGGCGAGCTCGCCGACGGGCTGGAGGTGCCCGCGGGCAGCATGCACCGCATCCTCGCGGTCCTCGAGCGCGAGCAGTTCGTCACGAGGTCGCCGTCGAACCGGCGGTACTTCCTCGGGCCCGCCGCCAGGCAGCTCGCCGACGAGAACGCGCGCGGACACGCCCTGCTCGTCACGCCGCACCGGGCGCTGTCGACCGTCGCGGCGGCGAGCGGCGAGACGGTGTTCCTCACGGAGCTGGTCGGCGACCGCGCGATCTGCGTGTCGCTCGTCGAGTCCATCCACCCGTTGCGCATGTTCGTGCGGATCGGGCAGGACATGCCGCTGCACGCAGCGGCGTCGGCGCGCACGCTGCTCGCCTACGCGGGGGAGCAGGACGCTCGCAGGCTCCTCGCCTCGCGCCCGTTGCGCGCCTTCACCGAGGACACGCTCACCGACGTCGACGCCGTCGTCGACCACCTCACCATGATCCGCGCGCGGGGCTACGACGTCTGCGACGACGAGCTCGACCGCGGGGTGTGGGCGGTGTCGATGCCGGTGCGCACGTCGACGGGACGCGTCGCGGCGTCGGTGTCGCTCGCGGCCCCCGCCTACCGGGTCGCCGACCCGGCAGACCGCGACCGCATGCGTGAGCTGATCGCCGCCGCCGCGGAGGCGATGTCCGCCGACCTCGGCTGGGCCGCCGCCGACACACCGAACGAGACCGAGGTGAACGCATGAGCTCGTTGCTCGACTCATTGTCCGTCGGCGATCCGTCCGCCTTCCAGACATCCGCGCAACGCCGTGACGAGCTGGCCCGCGACCTCGTCGCCGCCGCCTACCTGCGCGGGTCGTTCGTCCTGTCGTCGGGACAGCCGTCGAGCTACTACGTCGACAAGTACCTGTTCGCCACCAAGCCGACGGTGCTCAGGCGGCTGGCGTCGCTGCTCGCCGAACGCGTCCCCGACGTCGACCGCATCGCGGGACCCGAGCTCGGCGCGGTGCCCATCACCGCGGCGCTCTCGCTGGAGACGGGCATCCCGTTCGTGATCGTCCGCAAGGTGCCGAAGGCGTACGGCACCGCCGCGGGCATCGAGGGCGAGCTGCACGCCGGCGAACGGGTGCTGCTCGTCGAGGACGTCGTCAGCACCGCCGCGCAGGCGCTCGGCGCCGCTGCGGTGCTCAAGGAGGCCGGCGCCACCGTGAGCGCGGTGCTCGCGGTGGTCGACCGCGAGCAGGGCGGCGCCGAGGCCGTGGCGGGGGCCGGTATGCCGTTCGACGCGTTGTTCCGGCTGTCGGAGCTGCCGCTTCCCGGCGGCCCGGCGTGATGAAGGAGGAGAGGCTCGTGAACACAGCGACCACCGACGACGAGCGGGGAGCGGCGGCGATGACCGACCCCGCCCGCACCGAGCGGATGGGCACGGCGATCGCCACGGAGGTGGCGGCGCTCGACGCGTCGACCGTCGTGTGCTGGGACGTGAGCGAGGACGCCGTCCTCGCCCATGTCGTCGCGCGCGAGCTCGGCGTCGACCTCGTCCGCGCGGTCGAGATCGAGGGCATCGTTGCGCTGCTCCAGCCGATAGTCGACGGGGCTCGGGTCGTGCTCGTCGCGGAGACCTTCCGCGCCCGCACCGGCCTCGCGGGCCTGTCCGGCGTGGTCACCCATGCCGGTGGCGTCGTCGTCGCCGTCGGCGCCGCGACCGGAGTCGTCGAGGCGGCGGGCACGGAGGCCGCCGACGCTCGCGTCGTCCGCCCGGACGACGCGAGGTGAACGAGCTCACCGTGACGGCGGAACCGACCGATGGCGCGGGCTCCGGGGCCGGCGGGTTCCGGATCGATCCGCGCAGTGTCGCGGCGCGGATCGACGAGCTGGCGCGGTTGACCGAGCCTGGCGCCGGCGTCAGCCGACTCGCGTACACGCGGCTGGAGCGCGAGGCCCACGGGCTGTTCGCGGGCTGGATGCGCGACGCCGGCTGCACCGTCGGCGTCGACGCGGCCGGCAACACGATCGCGACCAGGCCGGGCAGGCGCGCGGACGCCCCCGCCATCGGCACTGGCAGCCACCTCGACTCGGTGTACCACGGCGGCCGGTTCGACGGCATCGTCGGTGTGGTCGGCGCCGTCGAGGTCGCGCGGACGTTGCACGAGAACGACGTGCGCACCGAGCACCCGCTGCGCTTCGTCGTCTTCGCGGGCGAGGAGGGCGCACGGTTCGGCCAGGCGTGCATCGGCTCCAAGCTCGCGGCGGGGCTCTCGTCGGTCGGGGAGCTGCGTGAACGCGTCGACCGCGACGGCGTGAGCATCGCTGACGCCATGCGCGAGGTCGACGTCGACCCGGTGCGCGCCGCGGACGAGCCGTGGGCCGCACGCGAGTGGGCTGCGTTCCTCGAGCTGCACATCGAGCAGGGCAGCGTGCTCGAACGCGAGCAGATCGCCGTCGGCGTGGTCGACCTGATCTCCGGGTCCACCAGGCTCGAGCTCACCCTGGAGGGTCGGCCGTCGCACACCGGCGGCACGCCGATGGCCGGGCGTTCCGACGCGCTCGCCGCCGGTGCCGAAGCGGTGCTGATCGCCGAGGAGCTCGCCCTCGACCCACGGCACCGCGGCACCCGCGCGACGGTCGGCCGGCTCGAGGTGTCGCCCGGCTCGCTCACCACCATCCCCGGACACGTTCAGCTCTCCGTCGACGTCCGCGACATCGACGCCGATCGCCAGCGCGCGACGGCCGCCGAGATCGTGCGCCGCGTGCGCGCCGTGTGCGACCGCCGCCGGGTGCGGCTCGACGTACGGTTGCTCGCCGACACCTCG
Coding sequences within it:
- a CDS encoding dihydroorotate dehydrogenase produces the protein MGVVGEAALRTRVGGLALASPVLPASGCFGPELAPLVDVGRLGAVVTKTVFSAVRSGNPAHRLAETRDGMLNSVGIPSVGVERWREETWPAYAELGVPVVVSLGGLAEDDFVRVAGQVADLPVGAVELNLSCPNLEAGGIELGSDAAAVERVVRRVGERVTCPVFAKLTPNVASVPDLARGAAAGGADAVVVANTYVGMAIDLHTRRPVLGNGVGGWSGPASKPLILRQVWQAARAVAIPVIGCGGVATATDVVEYLLAGASAVQVGTATFSRPQVMAEIVDDLPAVLDGLGVACVTELVGALDTTAQAV
- a CDS encoding MFS transporter gives rise to the protein MTLESVWKADAVSDSQNVQQSTSIEQGIGDRYARKAVVASSVGYAMDGFDLLIIGFALASITATFGLSEQQAGSLATYTLVGAVVGGIVFGMLSDRLGRVKVLTWSILVFALFTGLTAVAWDYTSLSVFRFLAGIGLGGEFGIGMTLAAEAWPARKRARATAWVANGWQVGTLLATGAAALLLPLGGWRLLFAVGAFPAVVAYLLRRQLEEPLKFIETQQTRGVAKFPVKALVADARSVRTSIGVLILASVQNFGYYGIMIWLPTYLSRELDYSYNKSALWTAVTVAGMIIGVFIFGKLADTIGRRPSFLIWQIGALISVVVYANLGSSWALLAGGLVMGLFVNGMMGGYGALMAELYPTEARATAQNVLWNLGRAVAGFAPLVVAALAASYGFAFAIGAIACIYVVDMFALLLIPERKGAELT
- a CDS encoding helix-turn-helix domain-containing protein yields the protein MQPVVRALAVLRALAPNPNGLTLGELADGLEVPAGSMHRILAVLEREQFVTRSPSNRRYFLGPAARQLADENARGHALLVTPHRALSTVAAASGETVFLTELVGDRAICVSLVESIHPLRMFVRIGQDMPLHAAASARTLLAYAGEQDARRLLASRPLRAFTEDTLTDVDAVVDHLTMIRARGYDVCDDELDRGVWAVSMPVRTSTGRVAASVSLAAPAYRVADPADRDRMRELIAAAAEAMSADLGWAAADTPNETEVNA
- the pyrE gene encoding orotate phosphoribosyltransferase — encoded protein: MSSLLDSLSVGDPSAFQTSAQRRDELARDLVAAAYLRGSFVLSSGQPSSYYVDKYLFATKPTVLRRLASLLAERVPDVDRIAGPELGAVPITAALSLETGIPFVIVRKVPKAYGTAAGIEGELHAGERVLLVEDVVSTAAQALGAAAVLKEAGATVSAVLAVVDREQGGAEAVAGAGMPFDALFRLSELPLPGGPA
- a CDS encoding hydantoinase/carbamoylase family amidase — translated: MDPRSVAARIDELARLTEPGAGVSRLAYTRLEREAHGLFAGWMRDAGCTVGVDAAGNTIATRPGRRADAPAIGTGSHLDSVYHGGRFDGIVGVVGAVEVARTLHENDVRTEHPLRFVVFAGEEGARFGQACIGSKLAAGLSSVGELRERVDRDGVSIADAMREVDVDPVRAADEPWAAREWAAFLELHIEQGSVLEREQIAVGVVDLISGSTRLELTLEGRPSHTGGTPMAGRSDALAAGAEAVLIAEELALDPRHRGTRATVGRLEVSPGSLTTIPGHVQLSVDVRDIDADRQRATAAEIVRRVRAVCDRRRVRLDVRLLADTSPVVLPVWVRQVVTETARRLGVTYRVLTSGASHDAQMVDRVTPTGMVFVPSRGGLSHVPDEWTSPVEIATGISVLGESMLALDSHLAVLSAARS